A single window of Larimichthys crocea isolate SSNF chromosome XII, L_crocea_2.0, whole genome shotgun sequence DNA harbors:
- the LOC104929648 gene encoding BTB/POZ domain-containing protein 2: protein MKCVVYAYTRFKMAAGDNSGRPPCLNFSGPGPLGNSQPSNSVFSMPASNGGAVGAGGGAQGAARRPNPQLGPGGGDSNGVSTGAQPTAQNSLQQSAAAGAAAAGAMATPASNMATTAASNASQSAAPTATPAAASVLVYREPVYNWQATKSTVKERFAFLFNNEVLSDVHFLVGKGMGVQRIPAHRFVLAVGSAVFDAMFNGGMATTSTEIELPDVEPAAFLALLKFLYSDEVQIGPETVMTTLYTAKKYAVPALEAHCVEFLKKNLRADNAFMLLTQARLFDEPQLASLCLENIDKNTGDALAAEGFTDIDLDTLVAVLERDTLGVREVRLFGAAVRWAEAEAHRQQLQPTPENKRKVLGKALTLIRFPLMTIEEFAAGPAQSSILTDREVVSLFLHFTVNPKPRVDFIDRPRCCLRGKECSITRFGQVESRWGYSGTSDRIRFSVNRRIFVVGFGLYGSIHGPTDYQVNIQIIHTDSNTVLGQNDTGFSCDGSANTFRVMFKEPVEILPNVNYTACATLKGPDSHYGTKGMRKVTHESSSTGTKTCFTFCYAAGNNNGTSVEDGQIPEVIFYT from the exons ATGAAGTGCGTTGTTTACGCCTACACTAGGTTCAAGATGGCTGCTGGAGACAACAGCGGCAGGCCTCCTTGCCTTAATTTCTCCGGTCCGGGTCCTTTGGGAAACAGCCAGCCCAGCAACAGCGTTTTCTCAATGCCCGCATCCAACGGCGGAGCGGTCGGTGCGGGCGGTGGAGCACAGGGAGCAGCGAGGCGTCCCAACCCGCAGCTGGGGCCTGGCGGAGGAGACAGCAACGGTGTTTCGACCGGAGCTCAGCCGACTGCGCAGAACTCCCTGCAGCAGTCCGCTGCGGCAGGTGCTGCGGCAGCCGGAGCCATGGCCACCCCGGCGTCCAACATGGCAACCACCGCAGCGTCAAACGCGTCCCAGTCGGCGGCACCGACCGCCACTCCCGCAGCCGCGTCTGTGCTGGTGTACCGAGAACCAGTGTACAACTGGCAGGCGACGAAGAGCACCGTCAAGGAGAGATTTGCTTTCCTCTTCAACAACGAAGTGCTCAGTGACGTTCATTTTTTAGTGGGCAAGGGGATGGGGGTTCAGAGGATACCTGCGCACAG GTTTGTTCTGGCTGTGGGGAGCGCAGTGTTTGATGCCATGTTCAACGGTGGGATGGCGACGACCTCGACGGAAATCGAGCTCCCTGATGTGGAACCAGCTGCTTTTCTGGCCCTGCTAAA GTTCCTCTACTCAGATGAGGTCCAGATCGGGCCTGAGACGGTGATGACAACACTATATACTGCTAAGAAGTACGCAGTGCCAGCACTGGAGGCTCACTGTGTGGAGTTCCTCAAGAAGAACCTGAGAGCAGACAATGCTTTCATGCTGCTCACACAG GCACGGTTGTTTGATGAGCCTCAGCTTGCCAGCCTCTGTCTAGAAAACATTGATAAGAACACTGGAGATGCTCTCGCCGCGGAAGGCTTTACAGACATAGATCTGG atACATTGGTGGCAGTGTTGGAGAGGGACACTCTAGGGGTGAGGGAGGTGCGTTTGTTTGGTGCTGCGGTGCGTTGGGCAGAGGCAGAGGCTCACAGGCAGCAGTTGCAGCCCACGCCCGAGAACAAGCGCAAAGTCCTGGGCAAAGCTCTCACACTCATCCGCTTCCCTCTCATGACCATTGAGGAGTTTGCTGCag GTCCAGCCCAGTCCAGTATTTTGACTGATAGAGAGGTGGTGAGTCTCTTCCTCCACTTCACAGTAAATCCAAAGCCTCGTGTAGACTTCATCGACCGTCCTCGCTGCTGCCTCCGCGGAAAGGAGTGCAGCATCACGCGTTTTGGACAAGTGGAGAGCCGCTGGGGTTATAGCGGGACAAGTGACCGCATACG gTTCTCAGTAAACAGAAGGATATTTGTGGTTGGGTTCGGTCTCTACGGTTCTATACATGGACCCACAGACTACCAAGTTAACATACAG ATCATCCACACAGACAGTAACACGGTGCTGGGTCAGAATGATACAGGCTTCAGCTGTGATGGTTCAGCCAACACCTTCAGAGTCATGTTCAAAGAACCAGTGGAGATATTACCCAACGTTAACTACACTGCCTGTGCTACACTGAAG GGTCCAGACTCTCATTATGGTACTAAAGGAATGCGCAAGGTAACACATGAATCATCATCCACCGGCACGAAGACGTGTTTCACATTCTGCTACGCAGCGGGCAACAACAACGGCACTTCTGTAGAGGACGGACAGATTCCTGAGGTCATCTTCTACACATAG
- the LOC104929646 gene encoding elongation factor 2, translated as MVNFTVDQIRAIMDKKSNIRNMSVIAHVDHGKSTLTDSLVSKAGIIASARAGETRFTDTRKDEQERCITIKSTAISMYYELGENDLAFIKQSKDGNGFLINLIDSPGHVDFSSEVTAALRVTDGALVVVDCVSGVCVQTETVLRQAIAERIKPVLMMNKMDRALLELQLETDELFQTFQRIVENVNVIISTYGEDEGGPMGNIMIDPVIGTVGFGSGLHGWAFTLKQFAEMYVAKFTKGESKLGPAERCKKVDDMMKKLWGDRYFDPKTGKFSKTATGPDGQKLPRTFCQLVLDPIFKVFDAIMNFKKDETAKLIEKLDVKLDAEDKEKEGKPLLKAVMRRWLPAGEALLQMITIHLPSPVTAQKYRCELLYEGPGDDEAAMGIKNCDPKAPLMMYISKMVPTTDKGRFYAFGRVFSGCVSTGLKVRIMGPNFSPGKKEDLYIKPIQRTILMMGRYVEPIEDVPCGNIVGLVGVDQFLVKTGTITTFEQSHNMRVMKFSVSPVVRVAVEAKNPADLPKLVEGLKRLAKSDPMVQCIIEESGEHIVAGAGELHLEICLKDLEEDHACIPLKKSDPVVSYRETVMEESDQMCLSKSPNKHNRLFMKSRPFPDGLAEDIEKGDVTARQELKARARYLADKYEWEVTEARKIWCFGPDGSGANLLIDMTKGVQYLNEIKDSVVAGFQWATKEGALCEENMRAIRFEIHDVTLHADAIHRGGGQIIPTARRVLYACQLTAQPRLMEPVYLVEIQCPEQVVGGIYGVLNRKRGHVFEESQVMGTPMFVVKAYLPVNESFGFTADLRSNTGGQAFPQCVFDHWQILQGNPSDATTRPFQVVAEIRKRKGLKEGIPALDNYLDKL; from the exons ATG GTGAACTTCACTGTGGATCAGATCCGTGCCATCATGGACAAAAAGTCCAACATCAGGAACATGTCTGTGATTGCCCACGTGGATCATGGGAAGTCCACTCTGACTGACTCCCTGGTGTCCAAAGCGGGGATCATTGCTTCAGCGCGTGCCGGAGAGACCCGCTTCACAGACACGCGCAAAGATGAGCAGGAGCGCTGCATCACCATCAAATCAAC GGCTATCTCCATGTACTATGAGCTTGGAGAAAACGACCTGGCATTTATCAAACAGAGTAAAGATGGAAACGGCTTCCTCATCAACCTGATTGATTCTCCGGGTCACGTTGACTTCTCCTCAGAGGTCACTGCTGCCCTCAGGGTAACCGACGGAGCCCTTGTGGTGGTGGATTGTGTCTCAG gtgtgtgtgtgcagactgagACCGTACTGCGACAGGCCATCGCTGAGCGCATCAAGCCGGTTCTGATGATGAACAAGATGGACCGGGCTCTACTTGAGCTGCAGCTGGAGACAGATGAGCTCTTCCAGACCTTTCAGCGTATTGTGGAGAATGTCAACGTCATTATCTCCACCTATGGAGAAGATGAGGGGGGACCAATGGGGAACATCATG ATTGACCCTGTTATTGGTACAGTTGGGTTTGGCTCTGGCCTCCATGGCTGGGCTTTCACCTTGAAGCAGTTTGCAGAGATGTATGTGGCTAAGTTCACAAAAGGAGAGTCTAAGCTAGGACCAGCAGAGAGGTGTAAGAAAGTGGATGACATGATGAAGAAACTGTGGGGAGACAG ATATTTTGACCCAAAGACTGGCAAGTTCAGTAAGACTGCCACCGGTCCTGATGGCCAGAAGCTTCCCCGCACCTTTTGCCAGCTCGTTCTGGACCCCATCTTTAAG GTGTTTGATGCCATCATGAATTTCAAGAAAGACGAGACAGCCAAACTAATTGAGAAGCTGGACGTCAAACTAGACGCAGAGGacaaggagaaagaggggaagcCCCTGCTGAAGGCTGTGATGCGTCGCTGGCTGCCTGCCGGAGAGGCCCTGCTCCAAATGATCACCATCCACCTGCCCTCTCCCGTCACTGCACAGAAATACCGCTGTGAGCTGCTTTATGAAGGGCCAGGAGATGACGAGGCTGCCATGG GTATTAAGAACTGCGATCCAAAGGCTCCTCTGATGATGTACATTTCCAAGATGGTCCCGACCACCGACAAAGGTCGATTCTACGCTTTTGGTCGTGTGTTCTCTGGCTGTGTGTCCACTGGCCTGAAGGTGCGCATCATGGGGCCAAACTTCAGCCCTGGCAAGAAGGAGGACCTTTACATCAAACCCATCCAgag GACCATTCTGATGATGGGCCGGTATGTGGAGCCTATTGAAGATGTCCCATGTGGCAACATCGTGGGTCTCGTTGGAGTAGACCAGTTCCTGGTTAAGACAGGGACCATTACCACCTTTGAACAA TCCCACAACATGAGGGTGATGAAGTTCAGTGTAAGCCCTGTGGTCCGAGTTGCCGTGGAGGCCAAGAACCCTGCTGACCTGCCCAAGCTGGTGGAGGGCCTGAAGCGTCTGGCCAAGTCTGACCCCATGGTGCAGTGCATCATCGAGGAGTCCGGGGAGCACATCGTCGCTGGAGCAGGAGAGCTGCATCTGGAGATCTGCCTGAAAGACCTGGAGGAGGACCACGCCTGCATTCCACTGAAG AAATCAGATCCAGTCGTGTCttacagagagacagtgatggaAGAATCAGACCAGATGTGTCTGTCCAAGTCCCCCAACAAACACAATCGTCTCTTCATGAAGTCGCGTCCCTTCCCCGATGGCTTAGCTGAAGATATCGAGAAGGGGGATGTCACCGCTCGTCAGGAGCTCAAGGCTCGTGCACGTTACCTCGCAGACAAGTATGAGTGGGAGGTGACAGAAGCCAGGAAGATCTGGTGCTTCGGTCCAGACGGAAGTGGGGCCAATCTGCTCATAGACATGACAAAGGGAGTTCAGTACCTCAACGAGATCAAGGACAGTGTGGTAGCCGGTTTCCAGTGGGCAACTAAAGAG GGCGCTCTATGTGAGGAAAATATGCGTGCAATTCGCTTTGAAATTCATGATGTGACGCTGCACGCAGACGCCATCCACCGTGGTGGAGGACAGATTATTCCCACAGCTCGTAGGGTCCTGTACGCCTGCCAGCTCACTGCTCAGCCACGACTCATGGAGCCTGTGTACCTGGTGGAGATACAG TGCCCAGAGCAGGTGGTCGGTGGGATCTATGGTGTGCTAAACAGGAAACGAGGTCACGTGTTCGAGGAATCCCAAGTGATGGGCACTCCCATGTTTGTGGTGAAAGCCTACCTCCCTGTCAACGAGTCCTTTG GGTTCACCGCTGACCTGCGCAGCAACACTGGAGGCCAGGCCTTCCCTCAGTGTGTATTTGACCACTGGCAGATTCTCCAGGGAAACCCCAGCGACGCCACCACCCGACCCTTCCAGGTTGTTGCTGAAATTAGGAAACGCAAAGGTCTGAAAGAGGGCATCCCTGCCCTTGACAACTACTTggacaaactgtaa